The following proteins are co-located in the Festucalex cinctus isolate MCC-2025b chromosome 15, RoL_Fcin_1.0, whole genome shotgun sequence genome:
- the mlana gene encoding melanoma antigen recognized by T-cells 1 has product MRCNNTGGMPRGDFNIYFASSRRGFVRAEEAVGVVLLVIILAALVLLGCWYFKRRGGYKKIRSPRSGSPTYTGGQYSESGPSAENKMALSDFGSMRSVMPNAPPAYEKISSGPLPPPYSP; this is encoded by the exons ATGCGTTGCAACAACACAGGCGGGATGCCTCGAGGAGACTTCAACATCTATTTTGCCAGCAGCCGACGTGGATTTGTCAGAGCTGAGGA GGCAGTCGGTGTTGTGCTGCTGGTCATCATCCTGGCCGCTCTTGTTCTACTGGGCTGCTGGTACTTTAAGAGAAGGGGCGGCTACAAAAAAATCAGG AGCCCCAGGTCTGGGTCGCCGACTTACACGGGAGGCCAATACTCTGAGAGCGGACCTTCTGCAGAAAACAAGATGGCGCTCAGCGACTTTGGCAGCATGCGATCTGTG ATGCCGAATGCTCCTCCAGCCTATGAAAAGATCTCCTCggggccgctgcctcctccgtATTCACCTTAA